In a single window of the Nodularia spumigena CCY9414 genome:
- a CDS encoding TlyA family RNA methyltransferase, with the protein MVKQRLDTLLVDLNLCSSRALAQRLIQAGEVTVNQQVVDKAGTEVDTAAQIKVKERSRFVSRGGEKLIKALDAFPISTTGRICLDGGISTGGFTDCLLQAGAKQVYGIDVGYGQVDWGLRNDPRVILRERTNLRNLTPEDLYSEADEIPDLAVVDVSFISLTKILPALWRLTKSPRDAVLLVKPQFEVGKSRVGKKGVVRDPHDQADAIFQVLQVACQLGWKYKGLTWSPITGPAGNIEYLLWLGMESDSPPPDLDAIKQMTQSAIANLA; encoded by the coding sequence TTGGTGAAGCAGCGACTCGATACATTATTAGTAGATTTAAATTTATGTAGTTCTCGCGCCTTAGCACAGCGATTAATTCAGGCGGGGGAAGTGACTGTAAATCAGCAGGTGGTGGATAAGGCTGGGACAGAAGTTGATACTGCGGCTCAAATTAAGGTGAAAGAGCGATCGCGCTTTGTGTCTCGCGGAGGTGAGAAACTGATAAAGGCTTTGGATGCTTTCCCTATCTCCACCACCGGACGCATTTGTTTAGATGGGGGAATTTCTACAGGCGGTTTTACCGATTGCTTGCTACAAGCGGGAGCAAAACAAGTTTACGGCATTGATGTCGGTTATGGACAAGTTGACTGGGGTTTAAGAAATGATCCACGGGTGATTTTAAGAGAACGTACCAATTTACGCAATCTCACACCCGAAGATTTGTATAGTGAAGCTGACGAGATACCTGATTTGGCGGTGGTGGATGTATCGTTTATTTCCTTAACTAAGATTTTGCCGGCTTTGTGGCGATTAACTAAATCTCCCAGGGATGCAGTCTTGCTAGTTAAACCACAGTTTGAAGTGGGAAAATCCCGTGTTGGCAAAAAAGGCGTTGTCCGCGATCCTCATGACCAAGCTGATGCTATTTTCCAAGTTTTGCAAGTAGCTTGTCAATTAGGATGGAAATACAAAGGTTTAACTTGGTCGCCGATTACTGGCCCGGCTGGAAATATCGAGTATCTTTTATGGTTAGGAATGGAAAGTGACTCACCACCGCCTGATTTAGATGCAATTAAGCAAATGACGCAATCAGCAATTGCTAATTTAGCTTAA
- a CDS encoding HEAT repeat domain-containing protein: MSNWNDYLTSLSNDYAQWWNDYTLTDVVGQQRVEQNKSPRLLDFTVVVLPTKEERSEAQEKTERLDVLAGLRKYAQEHVLLVGRPGSGKSTALVRLLLEEAEKARSPLNPPLERGEAKSSESLLLSRADKISGESFSHNKAKSSEPPFLRGAGEIIPVLVELRYYETSVLDLIRVFLKRHRLLLDTATIEKLLFDGQFLLLVDGINELPSATARQNLYTFRQDYEKSTPMIFTTRDLGVGGDLGITKKLEMQPLTAEQMQQFVRAYLPEQGEQMLQNLGDRLREFGETPLLLWMLCSLFEPAGDIPANLGLVFRKFTQIYNDKLKPDIQVTDESRRWWTRLLEHLAFYMTTGDKRTELNVAISRLKAEEVLTQFLQAEKFDKPRDRALEWLQDLLKHHLIQIGANDKIEFRHQLIQEYYTAECLLKQLPNLNDNCLQREYLNYLKWTEPLKLMLELVDDGDGAQAVQVVNLALEVDLQLGAKLAGAVKPEFQQQTVDLVAGLEIPLLFKITLLGLTKSNKAIPGLIKLLEHEDSDVRWSAALALGEIKSEAAIPGLIKLLEDEDSDVRWSAASALVKIKSEAAIPGLIKLLEDEDSDVRWSAASALGEIKSEAAIPGLIKLLEDEDSDVRWSAASALVKIKSEAAIPGLIKLLEDEDSSVRRSAALALGEIKSEAAIPGLIKLLEDEDSDVRWSAASALVKIKSEAAIPGLIKLLEDEDSSVRRSAALALGEIKSEAAIPGLIKLLEDEDSSVRRSAALALGEIKSEAAIPGLIKLLEHEDSSVRRSAALALGEIKSEAAIPGLIKLLEDEDSDVRWSAADALGEIKSEAAIPGLIKLLEHEDSSVRRSAALALGEIKSEAAIPGLIKLLEDEDSDVRWSAADALVKIKSEAAILQIMNLLKNQKFVSANNGDTLRYAVQALEAIQENCQYYKCLTQPKPLPSLPSSQPKTSLMYILHLSDLHFGTPDQAKLWSNQLAIDLQQELEIPHLDALILSGDIADKSTPPEYAAAQQFFDELRQDFPLQPEQIIIVPGNHDLNWSLAKKAYQLIDRDDYKGELTQGEYIEENASVIRVRDEEKYKRRFEHFSNFYQTIKNQPYPLDYDQQYTLDHFPNQNLLILGLNSAWQLDHHYKSRANINMNTLSNALTKIRRQKEYENCIKIAVWHHPLDSAWDDRIKDQSFMEQLTVAGFRFFLHGHVHQAQKGFNEYDAERGLFRICAGTFGAPTHELTTAKGWQYHLMKLENNTLTVRSRKRETENGAWEPDNCWRQGRGQGSLDSYTITWE; this comes from the coding sequence ATGAGCAACTGGAATGACTATCTCACATCACTCAGCAATGATTATGCCCAATGGTGGAATGATTACACGCTGACGGATGTAGTGGGACAGCAGCGAGTTGAGCAGAATAAATCGCCCCGGCTGCTAGATTTTACAGTGGTGGTATTGCCCACTAAAGAGGAACGGAGCGAAGCCCAGGAGAAAACTGAGCGTTTAGATGTATTGGCAGGGTTGCGGAAATATGCTCAAGAACACGTCTTACTGGTAGGGCGGCCAGGTTCGGGGAAATCAACGGCGTTAGTGCGGTTGTTATTAGAGGAAGCGGAGAAGGCGAGATCCCCCCTCAATCCCCCCTTAGAAAGGGGGGAAGCCAAATCTTCAGAATCCCTTTTGTTAAGCAGGGCAGATAAAATTAGTGGCGAGTCATTCAGCCACAATAAAGCCAAATCTTCAGAACCCCCCTTTTTAAGGGGGGCAGGGGAGATCATCCCCGTGCTGGTAGAGTTGCGCTATTACGAAACCTCAGTGCTGGATTTAATTCGGGTTTTCTTAAAGCGCCATCGCCTACTGTTGGACACTGCAACCATAGAAAAACTGTTATTTGACGGGCAATTCCTCCTGTTGGTGGATGGTATCAACGAATTACCCTCAGCAACAGCACGACAAAATTTATATACATTCCGGCAAGACTACGAAAAAAGCACGCCGATGATATTCACCACGCGGGATTTAGGCGTGGGGGGCGATTTGGGCATTACCAAGAAGCTGGAAATGCAACCCCTGACAGCAGAACAGATGCAGCAGTTTGTCCGCGCCTATTTGCCAGAACAGGGTGAGCAGATGTTGCAGAACTTAGGCGACAGGTTGCGGGAGTTTGGAGAAACGCCGTTGCTGCTGTGGATGCTGTGTTCATTGTTTGAACCCGCAGGAGACATCCCGGCAAACTTGGGTTTGGTGTTTCGCAAGTTTACCCAAATCTATAATGACAAACTCAAGCCAGATATCCAAGTTACAGATGAGTCTCGGCGGTGGTGGACTCGATTATTAGAACATTTGGCATTCTACATGACCACAGGGGATAAGCGGACAGAATTAAATGTTGCCATATCCAGGTTAAAAGCAGAGGAAGTTTTAACCCAGTTTTTGCAAGCTGAGAAATTTGATAAACCACGCGACAGAGCATTAGAATGGCTGCAAGATTTACTCAAGCATCACTTAATTCAAATTGGAGCAAATGACAAAATTGAATTTCGCCACCAACTAATTCAGGAATATTACACCGCCGAATGTTTGCTCAAGCAATTACCAAACCTCAATGATAACTGTCTCCAGCGAGAGTATTTAAATTATTTGAAATGGACTGAACCCCTGAAATTAATGCTGGAATTGGTGGATGATGGGGATGGGGCGCAGGCGGTGCAAGTGGTGAACTTAGCCTTAGAGGTAGATTTGCAGTTAGGGGCAAAGTTAGCAGGTGCTGTAAAGCCAGAATTCCAACAGCAAACAGTTGATTTAGTTGCTGGGTTAGAAATTCCTCTATTATTTAAAATTACGCTTTTAGGTTTAACAAAATCTAACAAAGCGATTCCTGGATTAATTAAATTGCTCGAACATGAAGACTCCGATGTGCGTTGGAGTGCGGCATTAGCCCTGGGAGAAATCAAATCAGAGGCAGCGATTCCTGGATTAATTAAATTGCTCGAAGATGAAGACTCCGATGTGCGTTGGAGTGCGGCATCAGCCCTGGTAAAAATCAAATCAGAGGCAGCGATTCCTGGATTAATTAAATTGCTCGAAGATGAAGACTCCGATGTGCGTTGGAGTGCGGCATCAGCCCTGGGAGAAATCAAATCAGAGGCAGCGATTCCTGGATTAATTAAATTGCTCGAAGATGAAGACTCCGATGTGCGTTGGAGTGCGGCATCAGCCCTGGTAAAAATCAAATCAGAGGCAGCGATTCCTGGATTAATTAAATTGCTCGAAGATGAAGACTCCTCTGTGCGTAGGAGTGCGGCATTAGCCCTGGGAGAAATCAAATCAGAGGCAGCGATTCCTGGATTAATTAAATTGCTCGAAGATGAAGACTCCGATGTGCGTTGGAGTGCGGCATCAGCCCTGGTAAAAATCAAATCAGAGGCAGCGATTCCTGGATTAATTAAATTGCTCGAAGATGAAGACTCCTCTGTGCGTAGGAGTGCGGCATTAGCCCTGGGAGAAATCAAATCAGAGGCAGCGATTCCTGGATTAATTAAATTGCTCGAAGATGAAGACTCCTCTGTGCGTAGGAGTGCGGCATTAGCCCTGGGAGAAATCAAATCAGAGGCAGCGATTCCTGGATTAATTAAATTGCTCGAACATGAAGACTCCTCTGTGCGTAGGAGTGCGGCATTAGCCCTGGGAGAAATCAAATCAGAGGCAGCGATTCCTGGATTAATTAAATTGCTCGAAGATGAAGACTCCGATGTGCGTTGGAGTGCGGCAGATGCCCTGGGAGAAATCAAATCAGAGGCAGCGATTCCTGGATTAATTAAATTGCTCGAACATGAAGACTCCTCTGTGCGTAGGAGTGCGGCATTAGCCCTGGGAGAAATCAAATCAGAGGCAGCGATTCCTGGATTAATTAAATTGCTCGAAGATGAAGACTCCGATGTGCGTTGGAGTGCGGCAGATGCCCTGGTAAAAATCAAATCAGAGGCAGCGATACTTCAGATTATGAATCTGCTAAAAAATCAAAAATTTGTGTCAGCAAATAATGGAGATACGCTGCGTTATGCAGTACAAGCACTGGAAGCAATACAAGAAAACTGTCAATACTATAAATGTCTAACTCAACCAAAACCCTTACCATCTCTTCCCTCATCCCAGCCTAAAACTTCCCTAATGTACATTCTCCACCTCTCAGACCTACACTTTGGCACACCTGACCAAGCTAAACTTTGGTCTAACCAACTAGCAATTGACTTGCAACAAGAACTCGAAATTCCTCACCTTGATGCCCTCATTCTCTCCGGCGACATCGCCGACAAATCAACCCCCCCAGAATACGCAGCAGCCCAACAATTTTTTGACGAACTCCGCCAAGATTTCCCCCTCCAACCTGAGCAAATTATCATCGTTCCCGGCAATCATGACCTCAATTGGTCACTAGCAAAAAAAGCTTACCAATTAATTGACCGTGATGACTATAAGGGAGAACTGACGCAAGGTGAATATATAGAAGAAAATGCCAGTGTCATTCGTGTGCGAGATGAAGAAAAATACAAAAGACGATTTGAACACTTCAGCAACTTCTACCAAACTATCAAAAACCAACCCTATCCTCTAGACTATGACCAGCAATACACCCTCGACCATTTCCCCAACCAAAACCTGCTCATTCTAGGGTTAAACTCCGCTTGGCAATTGGATCATCATTACAAATCCCGTGCCAACATTAATATGAATACACTCAGCAACGCCCTCACAAAAATTCGCCGCCAAAAAGAATATGAAAACTGCATCAAAATAGCAGTATGGCATCATCCCCTAGATAGCGCCTGGGATGACCGCATCAAAGACCAAAGCTTCATGGAACAGTTAACCGTCGCAGGTTTCCGCTTCTTCCTCCACGGACACGTCCACCAAGCCCAAAAAGGCTTTAATGAATACGACGCAGAACGAGGACTATTCCGCATCTGCGCGGGAACATTCGGCGCACCCACCCACGAACTCACTACCGCCAAAGGTTGGCAATATCACCTAATGAAGTTGGAAAATAACACCCTCACCGTCCGCAGCCGCAAACGCGAGACAGAAAACGGCGCATGGGAACCAGATAATTGTTGGCGACAAGGTAGGGGTCAAGGTTCGTTAGATTCTTATACAATTACATGGGAATAG
- the apcB gene encoding allophycocyanin subunit beta, translated as MRDAVTSLIKNYDVAGRYFDRNAIDSLKTYFESGTARVKAAAAINSNAAALVKQASVKLFEEQPELIRPGGNAYTTRRYAACLRDMDYYLRYATYALVAGNMNVLDERVLQGLRETYNSLSVPISPTVFGIQILKDMVKAQVAAAGIADTAFVDEPFDYMTRELSEKDI; from the coding sequence ATGCGTGATGCAGTTACAAGCTTGATTAAGAATTATGACGTTGCTGGACGGTATTTTGACCGGAATGCAATTGACAGCCTAAAAACTTATTTTGAAAGTGGCACAGCACGGGTAAAAGCGGCGGCGGCGATTAACTCGAATGCAGCAGCGCTGGTAAAACAGGCTAGTGTTAAGTTATTTGAAGAACAGCCTGAGTTGATTCGTCCTGGCGGAAATGCCTACACAACTCGCCGTTATGCGGCTTGTCTACGGGATATGGACTACTACCTCCGCTATGCTACCTATGCTTTGGTTGCGGGTAATATGAATGTGTTGGATGAACGTGTACTCCAAGGATTGCGGGAAACTTACAATTCTTTAAGTGTACCTATTAGCCCGACGGTTTTTGGTATCCAGATTCTCAAGGATATGGTAAAGGCACAAGTTGCCGCCGCAGGTATTGCTGATACTGCCTTTGTGGATGAACCTTTTGATTATATGACTCGTGAGTTGAGCGAGAAGGATATTTAG
- the glnA gene encoding type I glutamate--ammonia ligase encodes MTTAKEVLKLIQDQKIQMIDLKFIDTPGTWQHLTLYQDQIDESSFSDGVPFDGSSIRGWKNINESDMMMVLDPNTAWIDPFMKEPTLSIICSIKEPRTGEWYGRCPRVIAQRAIDYLVSTGLGDTAFFGPEAEFFIFDDVRFDQNAHEGYYHVDSVEGGWNSGRKESPNLGYKTRFKEGYFPVSPADSFQDIRTEMLLTMKDCGVPIEKQHHEVATGGQCELGFRFGKLIEAADWLMTYKYVIKNVAKKYGKTVTFMPKPIFGDNGSGMHCHQSIWRDGKPLFAGDKYAGMSEMGLYYIGGILKHAPALLAITNPTTNSYKRLVPGYEAPVNLAYSQGNRSASVRIPLSGDNPKAKRLEFRCPDATANPYLAFAAMLCAGIDGIKNKIHPGEPLDKNIYELSPEELAKVPSTPGSLELALEALENDHAFLTESGVFSEDFIQNWIDYKLANDVKQMQMRPHPYEFYLYYDC; translated from the coding sequence ATGACGACTGCAAAAGAAGTCTTGAAATTGATTCAAGACCAAAAAATTCAGATGATTGATCTGAAATTCATCGATACACCAGGAACTTGGCAGCATCTGACGTTGTACCAAGACCAAATCGATGAAAGTTCCTTCTCTGATGGCGTACCTTTCGACGGTTCCAGCATTCGGGGTTGGAAAAACATTAACGAATCGGACATGATGATGGTACTCGATCCCAACACTGCTTGGATCGACCCCTTCATGAAAGAGCCAACGTTAAGTATAATTTGTAGTATTAAAGAACCCCGCACAGGTGAATGGTACGGTCGTTGTCCCCGTGTTATTGCCCAACGCGCAATAGACTACTTAGTTTCTACTGGTCTTGGTGATACAGCGTTCTTTGGCCCTGAAGCAGAATTCTTTATCTTTGATGATGTCCGCTTTGACCAAAATGCCCATGAAGGCTACTACCATGTAGACTCTGTAGAAGGTGGTTGGAATTCTGGGAGGAAAGAAAGCCCCAACTTGGGTTACAAAACACGCTTCAAAGAAGGCTACTTCCCAGTATCGCCTGCGGATAGCTTCCAAGACATCCGTACCGAAATGCTGCTGACAATGAAAGATTGCGGCGTACCCATTGAAAAACAACACCACGAAGTTGCGACTGGTGGTCAGTGCGAATTGGGTTTCCGCTTTGGTAAATTAATTGAAGCTGCTGACTGGCTGATGACTTACAAATATGTCATCAAGAATGTTGCCAAAAAATACGGCAAAACTGTCACCTTTATGCCAAAACCAATTTTTGGCGATAACGGTTCAGGTATGCACTGTCACCAGTCCATCTGGAGAGATGGCAAACCTTTATTTGCTGGTGATAAGTATGCTGGGATGAGTGAAATGGGCTTGTACTACATTGGTGGTATTCTGAAGCACGCACCAGCACTTTTGGCCATCACCAACCCCACAACTAACTCTTACAAACGTTTAGTCCCTGGTTACGAAGCACCCGTAAACTTGGCTTACTCTCAAGGTAATCGTTCTGCTTCTGTGCGGATTCCTTTATCTGGCGATAACCCCAAAGCCAAGCGCTTAGAGTTCCGTTGTCCTGATGCGACTGCTAACCCCTACTTAGCATTTGCAGCTATGCTGTGTGCTGGTATTGATGGCATCAAGAACAAAATCCATCCTGGTGAACCCCTAGATAAAAATATCTATGAACTCTCTCCAGAAGAACTGGCGAAGGTTCCTTCAACTCCAGGTTCTCTGGAATTGGCTTTGGAAGCACTAGAAAATGATCATGCTTTCTTAACAGAATCAGGCGTGTTCAGCGAAGACTTCATCCAAAACTGGATTGACTACAAGCTGGCTAACGACGTTAAGCAGATGCAGATGCGTCCTCACCCTTATGAGTTTTACCTCTATTACGATTGCTAA
- a CDS encoding class I SAM-dependent methyltransferase gives MSDTLSKLTYQTFQQGKSYFGLAHKTLSSRLMNLIHPTLGQKGKPIPREVLFKLQQKINQLLETDWEDAQKGVYPESLLFDNPWADFFRYYPLLCLDIPQIWERAEKQKYQEFSPEIETDGYPSYYVQNFHHQSNGYLSDDSANLYDLQVEILFNGTADPMRRRILAPLKQGLKAFDAVPPRQMRILDVACGTGRTLKMIRAALPQASLYGVDLSPAYLRKANQQLSEIPGELPQLLQANAEELPYLNDYFHAVTSVFLFHELPAKVRQTVIEQCFRVTKPGGVFVICDSIQLSDSPEFAVTMDSFAEVFHEPYYRDYTHDDLVERLEKAGFEKIEVQVNFMSKYFIAHKPA, from the coding sequence ATGTCTGACACTTTAAGCAAGCTAACTTATCAGACCTTTCAACAAGGCAAAAGTTACTTTGGTCTAGCTCATAAAACTTTAAGTTCAAGGCTGATGAATCTCATTCATCCTACTCTAGGGCAAAAGGGCAAGCCCATTCCTAGGGAGGTTTTGTTCAAACTTCAACAAAAAATAAATCAGCTGCTAGAAACAGACTGGGAGGATGCCCAAAAAGGGGTATATCCCGAAAGCTTATTGTTTGACAACCCTTGGGCAGATTTTTTCCGCTACTATCCACTGCTATGTCTAGACATACCTCAAATCTGGGAACGAGCCGAAAAACAGAAATATCAAGAATTTTCGCCGGAAATAGAGACAGATGGTTATCCCAGCTATTATGTGCAGAACTTTCATCACCAAAGTAACGGCTATTTGAGCGACGATTCAGCCAATTTATATGATTTACAGGTAGAAATTCTCTTTAATGGGACTGCTGACCCCATGCGGCGGCGGATTCTTGCGCCTCTGAAACAAGGGCTGAAAGCTTTTGATGCGGTTCCGCCACGACAAATGCGGATTTTAGATGTTGCTTGTGGTACTGGGCGAACACTGAAGATGATTCGGGCAGCTTTACCTCAAGCATCTCTGTATGGTGTGGATTTATCACCAGCTTATTTGCGTAAGGCAAATCAACAACTATCGGAAATTCCCGGAGAGTTACCGCAACTTTTACAAGCTAATGCGGAAGAGTTACCTTACTTAAACGACTATTTCCATGCTGTAACTTCTGTTTTTCTCTTCCATGAGTTACCAGCAAAAGTACGGCAAACAGTGATTGAACAATGTTTCCGAGTCACAAAACCGGGGGGAGTATTTGTAATTTGTGATTCTATTCAACTGAGTGATTCACCGGAATTTGCTGTGACAATGGATTCTTTTGCAGAAGTCTTTCATGAACCCTACTATCGGGATTACACTCATGATGATTTGGTAGAACGTCTAGAAAAAGCTGGTTTTGAGAAGATAGAGGTGCAAGTTAACTTTATGAGTAAGTATTTTATTGCTCATAAGCCTGCTTAA
- a CDS encoding CHASE2 domain-containing serine/threonine-protein kinase, with protein sequence MISGILKKLRAAFAKDKTYRDTFSQKPWLQLILVTSLGVTALVWGVRELKWLQPWELKAYDQMLRSRPVEPPDHRILLVEITQEDLAQEQWPLSDAKINQMLLKLESYHPSIIGIHFNRANQENLAVNLKNPENIISTCLFSSINRQEIPPPSNFPEDNFGFKDLIPDYESDQIIRRSLLFAHSEDNKCTTSFSFAARLAVNYLEKLGFYIDFPDQYNFSIGETLFSTLKANSGSYKKLDAAGYQILLNYRHTERIAEKVTLTQVLNNQLEPDLVKDKIVIIGTTAPSVNPGLNTPYNAAPDQPSRTPAVLIHAQIISQILSTVLDGRPLIWYWSEGLEILWLCGWSTIGSIVGWRMRHPLLLLVVGGASLAGLVVICIVVFFQAGWIPLIPPAIGFLLSGVSTMIYTTYQNQQQTKVILLKIEQQNSAIEQLNILLKDTQTTAIRDLHIHATSTPIIPEKRTGDLLLAGRYQISKILGAGGFGRTYLAKDTQRPGNPICVVKQLMPARRDTKFMEVARRLFNTEADILEVLGKHQQIPELLAYFEEEQEFYLIQEYIPGHTLNEELPPVQVVQNEAFVIDMLKGVLEVLVFMHERRIIHRDIKPTNIIRCSEDNRLVLIDFGAVKLMQPPNSEQTELATVAIGTRGYAPPEQFAGHPRLSSDIYALGMIGIQAITGILPQELKPDLDTGNILWRETAEISDELAAILDKMVRYHFSDRYQNATDVMQDLNHLTNSTSANSY encoded by the coding sequence GTGATTAGTGGAATATTAAAAAAACTTCGAGCTGCGTTTGCTAAAGACAAGACATACCGTGATACTTTTTCCCAGAAGCCCTGGTTACAACTTATTTTAGTAACAAGCCTGGGAGTGACAGCTTTGGTATGGGGAGTTAGGGAACTGAAATGGTTACAGCCTTGGGAATTAAAAGCTTATGACCAAATGTTGCGATCGCGTCCTGTGGAACCACCCGATCATCGCATATTATTAGTAGAAATTACTCAAGAGGATCTAGCACAAGAGCAATGGCCTTTATCAGATGCCAAAATCAATCAGATGTTGCTCAAACTAGAATCCTACCACCCCAGTATTATTGGTATCCATTTTAACCGTGCCAATCAGGAAAATTTAGCAGTCAATCTCAAAAATCCCGAAAATATTATTAGCACTTGCCTATTTAGTAGCATAAACAGGCAAGAAATCCCCCCACCATCTAATTTTCCTGAAGATAATTTCGGCTTTAAGGATTTAATTCCTGATTACGAATCAGACCAAATTATCCGCCGCAGTTTATTATTTGCCCACTCTGAAGATAACAAATGTACAACTTCTTTCTCATTTGCTGCTAGATTGGCAGTTAATTATCTAGAAAAATTGGGTTTTTACATTGACTTTCCTGACCAATATAATTTTTCTATAGGTGAAACTTTATTTTCCACCCTCAAAGCCAATTCCGGTAGTTATAAAAAACTGGATGCAGCAGGTTATCAAATACTATTAAATTACCGCCACACTGAACGCATCGCTGAGAAAGTCACTCTTACACAAGTTCTTAATAATCAACTCGAACCGGATTTAGTCAAAGATAAAATAGTAATTATTGGCACAACTGCACCCAGTGTTAACCCTGGCTTAAATACACCTTACAATGCTGCACCTGACCAACCATCTAGAACCCCTGCTGTCTTAATTCATGCACAGATAATTAGTCAGATTCTCAGTACAGTGTTGGATGGAAGACCCCTAATTTGGTACTGGTCTGAAGGGTTGGAAATCCTTTGGCTGTGTGGCTGGTCAACCATAGGTAGTATTGTGGGGTGGCGAATGCGACATCCTTTGTTGTTGCTAGTCGTGGGAGGTGCAAGTTTAGCTGGCTTGGTAGTAATCTGCATAGTGGTATTTTTCCAAGCTGGTTGGATACCGCTTATCCCTCCAGCCATAGGTTTTCTTCTCAGTGGTGTGAGTACGATGATTTATACCACCTACCAAAATCAGCAGCAAACAAAGGTAATACTGTTAAAAATTGAACAACAAAATTCAGCAATTGAACAGTTAAATATTCTTTTAAAAGATACTCAAACTACAGCAATTCGTGACTTACATATTCACGCTACATCCACACCTATCATCCCAGAAAAAAGAACTGGTGATTTACTTTTGGCTGGACGTTACCAAATATCAAAAATTTTAGGGGCTGGGGGATTTGGTCGGACTTATTTAGCAAAAGATACTCAGCGTCCGGGTAATCCTATTTGTGTAGTTAAACAATTAATGCCGGCACGTCGGGATACTAAATTTATGGAAGTAGCCAGAAGGCTATTTAATACTGAAGCGGACATTTTAGAAGTGTTGGGAAAACATCAGCAAATTCCCGAACTGCTAGCTTACTTTGAAGAGGAGCAAGAATTTTATTTAATCCAAGAATACATTCCTGGACATACTCTAAATGAGGAATTACCACCTGTGCAGGTTGTACAGAATGAAGCTTTTGTGATTGATATGCTCAAGGGAGTTCTAGAAGTATTAGTATTTATGCATGAGCGTCGGATAATTCATCGGGATATTAAACCAACTAATATTATTAGATGCTCTGAAGATAATCGCCTGGTATTAATTGACTTTGGTGCAGTCAAGTTGATGCAACCCCCAAATAGCGAGCAAACAGAGTTAGCAACTGTCGCCATTGGGACAAGGGGTTATGCGCCACCAGAGCAATTTGCCGGTCATCCCCGCTTGTCTAGTGATATTTACGCGTTGGGAATGATAGGTATTCAAGCGATTACTGGAATATTACCCCAAGAACTCAAACCAGATTTAGATACTGGTAATATCCTGTGGAGAGAAACAGCCGAAATTAGCGACGAATTAGCAGCAATTTTAGATAAAATGGTACGCTATCATTTTAGCGATCGCTATCAAAACGCAACCGATGTAATGCAAGATTTAAATCACCTGACTAATTCTACATCTGCAAACTCTTATTGA
- a CDS encoding VOC family protein, with amino-acid sequence MTDGKETAIAGIYEVCIGVPDPIFAIQYWEQFGYRIGQVGELPADAAYPLYGVNSSLRSIRLYHQNADHGLIRLMVWQKPTNQGLGLASMKVKGNRWATTLTADILTILNHAEDAKAGRWAIKYTNPHWEVIYNKERKSRPFTDPAVGVREMLLLQPLTRQVLFQRFGYTLPDYGQINYSAAFQTSQFTHMGMIVQDDSKQILKFYEEVLGLLRVRDDVETSYESSGAGREMFDLKPGEKFIVTAFDDPRSSKSDLMAARSGRLYIIRFPDAINLESRFDASQPGCLGISLYTYRIQGIEEYCDRIKASSVLKFTNIIENEFREKSFSFVAPDGYFWNLVEG; translated from the coding sequence ATGACTGATGGTAAAGAAACTGCAATTGCAGGTATATATGAAGTATGTATTGGCGTTCCAGACCCAATTTTTGCCATTCAATATTGGGAGCAATTTGGCTATCGCATTGGTCAAGTGGGGGAATTACCCGCAGATGCAGCCTATCCATTATATGGGGTGAATTCTTCTTTGCGTTCGATTCGCCTTTACCACCAAAATGCCGATCATGGTTTAATTAGGTTGATGGTTTGGCAAAAGCCCACGAATCAGGGATTAGGGTTAGCTTCGATGAAAGTGAAGGGAAATCGCTGGGCGACAACTTTAACTGCTGATATTCTCACCATTTTAAATCATGCCGAGGATGCAAAAGCCGGACGTTGGGCAATTAAATATACCAATCCTCACTGGGAAGTTATCTATAACAAAGAGCGAAAAAGCCGACCTTTTACAGATCCTGCGGTGGGAGTGCGAGAAATGTTATTACTCCAACCCTTAACGCGACAAGTTCTATTTCAAAGGTTTGGCTATACACTACCAGATTACGGACAAATTAACTATAGTGCGGCTTTCCAAACTAGCCAGTTTACCCATATGGGCATGATTGTACAGGATGATAGTAAGCAAATCCTGAAATTTTATGAAGAAGTTTTAGGTTTATTGCGTGTCCGTGATGATGTGGAAACGAGCTATGAATCTTCAGGAGCAGGGCGAGAAATGTTTGACCTCAAACCTGGTGAAAAGTTTATTGTCACAGCCTTTGATGACCCTCGTTCCTCCAAATCTGACTTAATGGCGGCGCGGAGCGGGAGACTTTACATCATTCGATTTCCAGATGCAATTAATTTAGAATCCCGCTTTGACGCATCACAACCGGGCTGCTTAGGAATTTCACTTTATACATACCGGATACAGGGAATAGAAGAATATTGCGATCGCATTAAAGCCAGTTCAGTGCTAAAATTTACCAACATCATCGAAAATGAGTTTAGAGAGAAAAGTTTTTCCTTTGTTGCACCGGATGGCTACTTTTGGAACTTAGTAGAAGGTTGA